Proteins encoded by one window of Lactobacillus paragasseri:
- a CDS encoding lactose/cellobiose PTS transporter subunit IIB: MNGFTKAMDKMKPKFEKIAANPYVSAVRDGFIAAMPIILFSSLFTLIAYVPNAWGFYWPKAVENALVLPYSYSMGLLALYVTATCAKNLTDYKNLKLPKTNQINPMNVILAAEISFIIIAIKVGKNGLDLTYLGTQGLIASYIVGLIVPNIYYACVKNNVTIKMPDVVPQNIAQTFKDIFPMTFSVALFWIVQIILNQLFGANLSECVVKVLSPLFHASDTYGGLALVAGAMAFFWFVGVQGPSIVAPAVAAIETTNVGLNQQLVHAGMQASHALTINCQDYVINMGGTGSTFVVPFIFLLLAKSAQNKAAGKAAVIPGCFSVNEPILFGAPIIMNPVFFIPFLVTPMFNVCAYKFFVQVLHMNALYNTLPWTVPAPIGIIVSSGFAGLSFVYVILTLVVDTLIWLPFFKFYDNDLYKQEQAKLAAEQASGVATATDDSTASLAATDKEAKEGITKDTNVMVICAGGGTSGILAKALNKMAKERNLPLHAAARAYGQHMDIIHDMDLIILAPQMDSMKDNLKEIADHDGSKLVTTTGRQYIELTQKPDLAFKFVVDSLEGKNEDK, encoded by the coding sequence ATGAATGGTTTTACCAAAGCAATGGATAAAATGAAGCCAAAATTCGAAAAAATAGCGGCTAATCCATATGTTTCAGCAGTTCGTGACGGCTTTATTGCTGCCATGCCAATTATTTTGTTTTCAAGTTTGTTTACGCTGATTGCATATGTACCAAACGCATGGGGATTTTATTGGCCAAAGGCAGTAGAAAACGCATTGGTTTTGCCTTATAGCTATTCAATGGGCTTGCTTGCTTTATATGTAACTGCAACTTGTGCGAAGAATTTAACTGATTATAAGAACTTAAAGCTTCCTAAGACAAACCAGATTAATCCAATGAACGTTATCTTGGCTGCTGAAATTTCATTCATTATTATTGCTATTAAAGTTGGTAAAAATGGATTAGATTTAACTTACTTAGGTACGCAAGGATTAATCGCTTCATATATTGTTGGTTTGATCGTACCTAATATTTACTATGCATGTGTTAAGAACAATGTAACTATTAAAATGCCTGATGTTGTACCACAAAACATTGCTCAAACTTTTAAAGACATTTTCCCAATGACTTTCTCAGTTGCATTGTTCTGGATAGTTCAAATTATTTTAAACCAACTCTTTGGTGCAAATTTATCAGAATGTGTAGTAAAGGTTCTTTCACCATTATTCCACGCAAGTGATACTTATGGTGGTTTAGCATTAGTTGCTGGTGCGATGGCATTCTTCTGGTTCGTTGGTGTACAAGGTCCTTCAATTGTTGCACCAGCCGTAGCTGCAATTGAGACTACTAACGTTGGCTTAAACCAACAATTAGTTCATGCAGGAATGCAAGCAAGCCATGCTTTAACTATTAACTGTCAAGACTACGTTATAAACATGGGTGGTACTGGATCAACTTTCGTAGTTCCATTCATCTTCTTACTTTTAGCTAAATCAGCTCAAAACAAGGCTGCTGGTAAAGCCGCCGTTATTCCTGGATGTTTCTCAGTTAACGAACCTATTTTGTTTGGTGCTCCAATTATCATGAACCCAGTATTCTTCATTCCATTTTTGGTAACACCAATGTTCAATGTCTGTGCTTATAAATTCTTTGTTCAAGTTCTTCACATGAACGCTTTATACAACACTTTACCTTGGACTGTTCCAGCTCCAATTGGTATTATCGTATCTTCTGGTTTTGCTGGTTTATCATTTGTTTATGTAATTTTAACTTTAGTTGTTGATACTTTAATTTGGCTTCCATTCTTTAAATTCTATGACAATGACTTATACAAACAAGAACAAGCTAAGCTTGCTGCAGAACAAGCTTCTGGCGTAGCTACTGCTACTGATGATTCAACTGCTAGTCTTGCAGCTACTGACAAAGAAGCTAAAGAAGGTATTACCAAAGATACTAACGTAATGGTTATCTGTGCCGGTGGTGGTACTTCAGGTATCTTAGCTAAGGCCTTAAACAAGATGGCTAAAGAACGTAATTTGCCACTTCACGCAGCAGCTCGTGCTTATGGTCAACACATGGATATTATTCATGATATGGACTTAATTATTTTGGCTCCACAGATGGATAGTATGAAGGATAACTTGAAAGAAATTGCTGATCATGACGGTTCTAAATTAGTCACTACTACTGGACGTCAGTACATTGAATTAACTCAAAAACCTGATTTAGCATTTAAGTTTGTTGTTGATAGCCTTGAAGGCAAGAATGAAGATAAATAA
- the lacG gene encoding 6-phospho-beta-galactosidase, with translation MKEFKFPKGFYFGGATAAYQCEGATKEDGKGEVIWDKYLREQGTINPDPACDFYHRYPEDLELCKKFHINAIRVSIDWARIFPEGEGRIEPRGVEYYHKLFKKCHEEGVEPFVTLHHFDTPQALQDKGGWLSQEMLDAFVEYAKFCFKEYAGEVRYWITINEPTSMAGQQYVGGTFPPAYKDQLDKCFKAEYNQNLVHARIVNAYKEAGYTGQIGIVHALQTVYPATDSEGDKHAAELKDVLENKFYLDGTLAGKYSKHTLALVKEIIDANGQQMIDIKPEDEKVLLKAAKQLDFVGVNYYFSKFMKEYHGDTEIIHNGTGEKGTDVNRMKGVGEEIHPKDLPATDWDWIIYPQGMYDQLKRVYDDYPLVHSIYITENGMGYKDKFEGEDKIIDDTPRIDYLKQHMEQVAKAIEAGIPVHGYFVWSLQDMFSWTNGYSKRYGLFYVDFKTQKRYAKKSAYWYKKLAETREIPSID, from the coding sequence ATGAAAGAATTTAAATTTCCAAAAGGATTTTACTTTGGCGGTGCAACTGCTGCTTACCAATGTGAAGGTGCAACAAAAGAAGATGGTAAAGGTGAAGTAATCTGGGATAAGTACTTGCGTGAACAAGGAACAATTAATCCAGATCCAGCTTGTGATTTTTACCACCGTTATCCAGAAGACTTAGAATTATGTAAAAAGTTTCACATTAACGCAATTAGAGTTTCAATTGACTGGGCAAGAATTTTCCCTGAAGGTGAAGGAAGAATTGAGCCAAGAGGTGTTGAATACTACCACAAGTTATTTAAGAAATGTCATGAAGAAGGCGTAGAACCTTTCGTAACGCTTCATCACTTTGATACACCACAAGCCTTACAAGACAAGGGCGGCTGGCTATCACAAGAAATGTTAGATGCTTTTGTTGAATATGCTAAGTTCTGCTTTAAGGAGTATGCTGGCGAAGTTAGATACTGGATTACCATTAACGAACCTACATCAATGGCTGGTCAACAATATGTTGGTGGAACATTCCCTCCTGCATACAAGGATCAACTTGATAAGTGTTTTAAAGCTGAATATAACCAGAATCTAGTTCATGCCCGAATTGTTAATGCTTATAAAGAAGCAGGCTATACTGGCCAAATTGGTATTGTTCATGCTCTTCAAACTGTTTATCCAGCAACAGACAGCGAAGGTGACAAGCATGCTGCTGAATTAAAAGACGTTTTAGAAAATAAGTTTTATCTTGATGGAACGTTAGCTGGTAAGTATTCTAAGCATACGCTTGCTTTAGTAAAAGAGATTATTGATGCTAATGGTCAACAAATGATTGACATCAAGCCAGAAGATGAAAAAGTACTTCTTAAAGCTGCAAAACAATTAGACTTTGTGGGAGTTAACTATTACTTCTCGAAGTTTATGAAAGAATATCATGGAGACACCGAAATCATTCATAACGGTACTGGTGAAAAGGGAACTGATGTCAACCGTATGAAAGGCGTTGGTGAAGAAATTCACCCTAAGGACTTACCAGCAACTGACTGGGATTGGATCATTTATCCACAAGGGATGTATGATCAATTGAAGCGTGTTTACGATGATTATCCTTTAGTTCATTCAATCTATATCACTGAAAACGGAATGGGTTATAAGGATAAGTTTGAAGGAGAAGATAAGATTATTGATGATACTCCAAGAATTGATTATCTAAAGCAGCATATGGAACAGGTAGCTAAGGCAATTGAAGCTGGCATTCCAGTTCATGGTTACTTTGTCTGGTCATTGCAAGACATGTTCTCTTGGACAAACGGTTATTCTAAGCGTTATGGCTTATTCTATGTCGATTTTAAGACGCAGAAGCGTTATGCTAAAAAGAGTGCATATTGGTATAAGAAATTAGCTGAAACTCGAGAAATTCCTTCTATTGATTAA
- a CDS encoding LysR family transcriptional regulator has protein sequence MNDKDLLYFCKLVETQNYTATANSFNVTQPTISMAIKRLQNRFDDPLIFQKNRKSKITLSPAGELLYQKAKYLLKEMASIDYDVKHANIKKIRVAFSGIAGSIYIPEIIEKFYKEDIVNLLDARLERSATAFKDLNNGDVDVAIYSWMVPINDPAYFIRNLDRTELVIITGKDDPWKNKKVIDAQELRNRKFVARQKGYLTRECLEEEAKLGDFTPNILYTARTMKLMIDLVKRNVGIALAMENSVKEEKDLHIIRLRSGQKLWAYMQIAMRKSFIPNKYQKQGIDILRKFHLN, from the coding sequence ATGAACGATAAGGATCTATTATATTTTTGCAAATTAGTTGAAACGCAGAACTATACCGCGACTGCTAATTCATTCAACGTTACACAACCGACAATTTCGATGGCGATCAAGCGACTTCAAAATAGATTTGATGATCCCTTGATTTTTCAAAAGAATCGCAAAAGTAAAATTACACTCTCACCCGCAGGTGAATTACTTTATCAGAAAGCCAAATATCTTTTAAAAGAAATGGCAAGTATCGATTACGACGTTAAACACGCCAATATTAAAAAAATTAGAGTAGCTTTTTCTGGGATTGCTGGTAGTATTTATATTCCTGAAATTATAGAAAAATTTTATAAAGAAGATATTGTTAACCTGTTAGATGCTCGCTTAGAAAGAAGTGCGACTGCATTTAAAGATTTAAATAATGGCGATGTAGACGTTGCTATCTATTCTTGGATGGTGCCAATCAACGATCCTGCCTATTTTATCCGTAATTTAGATAGAACAGAGTTAGTTATCATTACCGGTAAAGATGATCCTTGGAAAAATAAAAAAGTCATTGATGCCCAGGAATTAAGAAACCGCAAGTTTGTGGCCAGACAAAAAGGTTACTTAACCAGAGAATGTTTGGAAGAAGAGGCAAAGCTCGGCGATTTTACTCCAAACATTTTATACACGGCTCGAACAATGAAGCTAATGATCGATTTAGTTAAAAGAAACGTTGGTATTGCTCTAGCAATGGAGAATTCCGTTAAAGAGGAAAAGGATCTCCACATAATTCGTCTTCGTTCAGGACAAAAACTCTGGGCGTACATGCAAATTGCAATGAGAAAAAGTTTTATTCCCAATAAATATCAAAAACAAGGAATTGACATTCTTCGGAAGTTCCATCTAAATTAA
- a CDS encoding FAD-binding protein: MVYKTKVSWDATYDVIVIGFGGAGAGAARFAADNNAKVLLIDAAPEGSEGGNTRYAGGAFAWGSNFDQLKEYYKQTYYPFEYDEEALDTFIKNVMQMKEYSKKYFGIEAQPTGRRPNGEYPEYKDAASMQSQSMTKGMYNGGFWKLLRKQVFDRLDKIDIWFESPAEHLIQDPETNTVMGAVIKRNNREVNVAAKRGVVLSLGGFENNQSMIQDFLGQGSLAPIGTLYNRGKGIDLAVEAGARLWHMSNYDSHGLSLRQNEPREKFAYMINWKSLFNGSIFVAGDDGTRYFREDEEDRHGYKYNHGNWVMIPNQNHPHIIMDQAQYEQLSNDQSAKADQIKELISYAIKADSIEKLSKKIDAPYLKHAVEDFNFLTDVKKRDMFLNRKIETMRSLKEGPYYAIPVRHNILHTHGGAQRNSKCEVIGLDGKAIPNLYEAGELGDIFATKYLGANSIADLLISGKIAGTNAAKIKNNVDLSDAVTSASQVHEDLKSDAHQVKMHFEAGKNQGIGSSDQGINDLPIVVRVTLDENQNLKNIETLQEKESGDLGGQAIPKLTQEMLDHNSADVDSVSGASTTSRAFKDAVKQAIENARKSK; encoded by the coding sequence ATGGTGTATAAGACGAAAGTATCTTGGGATGCCACATATGATGTAATTGTAATTGGTTTTGGTGGCGCCGGAGCAGGTGCAGCGCGTTTTGCTGCTGATAATAATGCAAAAGTTCTTTTGATTGATGCTGCTCCTGAAGGAAGCGAAGGTGGTAATACTAGATATGCTGGCGGTGCTTTTGCTTGGGGATCAAATTTCGATCAACTGAAAGAATACTATAAGCAGACCTATTATCCATTTGAGTATGATGAAGAAGCTTTAGATACCTTTATCAAAAATGTAATGCAAATGAAGGAGTATTCAAAAAAGTATTTTGGAATTGAAGCTCAACCAACGGGTAGAAGACCAAATGGAGAATATCCAGAATATAAAGATGCAGCTTCTATGCAGTCTCAAAGTATGACTAAAGGGATGTACAATGGCGGATTTTGGAAATTGCTTCGTAAGCAAGTTTTTGATCGATTAGACAAAATTGATATTTGGTTTGAATCGCCAGCAGAGCACTTAATTCAAGATCCAGAAACTAATACAGTAATGGGTGCTGTTATTAAGCGAAATAATAGAGAAGTAAATGTTGCTGCTAAAAGAGGAGTTGTCTTAAGTCTAGGCGGTTTTGAAAATAATCAAAGTATGATTCAAGACTTTTTAGGTCAAGGCTCGCTTGCGCCAATTGGTACTTTGTATAACCGTGGTAAGGGAATTGATCTTGCTGTTGAAGCAGGTGCGCGATTATGGCATATGTCTAACTACGATTCACATGGCTTATCACTTAGACAAAATGAACCACGAGAAAAATTTGCTTACATGATTAATTGGAAGAGCTTATTTAATGGGTCAATTTTTGTGGCAGGGGATGATGGAACTCGTTACTTTAGAGAAGATGAAGAAGATCGTCATGGCTACAAGTACAATCATGGAAATTGGGTTATGATTCCTAATCAAAATCATCCACATATCATTATGGATCAAGCTCAATATGAGCAGCTTTCTAACGATCAGTCAGCTAAGGCAGATCAAATTAAAGAATTGATTTCATATGCAATTAAAGCTGATTCAATTGAAAAATTATCTAAAAAAATTGATGCGCCATATTTAAAGCATGCAGTTGAAGACTTTAATTTCTTAACTGATGTGAAAAAACGAGATATGTTTTTGAACAGAAAAATTGAAACTATGAGATCTTTAAAAGAAGGCCCATACTATGCAATTCCTGTTCGTCATAATATTTTGCATACACATGGTGGTGCACAGAGAAATTCTAAATGTGAAGTAATTGGACTTGATGGAAAGGCAATTCCTAATTTATATGAAGCCGGAGAATTAGGAGACATTTTTGCCACTAAGTATTTAGGGGCCAATTCAATTGCTGATTTATTAATTTCAGGAAAGATTGCTGGAACTAATGCAGCAAAAATAAAGAATAACGTAGATCTTTCAGATGCTGTTACTAGCGCAAGTCAAGTTCATGAAGATTTAAAGAGTGATGCACATCAAGTTAAGATGCATTTTGAAGCTGGTAAAAATCAAGGAATTGGGTCAAGCGATCAAGGGATTAATGATCTTCCAATTGTTGTTCGTGTAACTTTAGATGAAAATCAAAACTTAAAGAATATCGAAACGCTTCAAGAAAAAGAATCTGGCGATTTGGGTGGTCAGGCAATACCAAAATTGACCCAAGAAATGCTCGACCATAATTCTGCTGACGTGGACTCAGTTTCTGGTGCAAGTACAACTAGTAGAGCATTTAAAGATGCTGTTAAACAAGCAATAGAGAACGCTCGTAAAAGCAAATAG
- a CDS encoding DASS family sodium-coupled anion symporter produces the protein MLAKVNWKGFILPVIIGCVLWIITPFRPAAITPIAWHLFALFIATIVACITKPLPMVGSTLVAVTIGTLLHIFNIKEVSASFGNTTVWLIAMCLFMSAGFIRSGLGKRVAYLFIRSFGKRTIGLAYSLSTVETLMAIAIPSNIARVNGIMYPIIDALSRQMGSDPKEGTQRKLGSYLIFNEYEVNIVTSTMFLTGLAGNMVALGIAKTQGITVSWMQWFLAAIVPGLISLILVPFILYKIYPPEVKETPNANAWASKKLEEMGKMTPAEKIMACVFVLALLLWLLGSSIGIDATLVGFIAVSILLISGVITVKDMMDQKGAWSLIVWLSIVMLMSQKLMKLGFFPWFSKELGLMLHGVNWVWVLVILFLVYFYIHYMFPSITTQSSAVLAGFLSIALGAGVPKLMAGLMLGFAGSIFCSTTPYSAGPAALLSTTGYVKSSDWWKLSAIFGVFLNIVWLGGGLLWTKIIGFW, from the coding sequence ATGTTAGCAAAAGTAAATTGGAAGGGATTTATACTTCCAGTAATTATTGGATGTGTATTGTGGATCATTACACCTTTTAGACCGGCTGCAATAACACCAATTGCATGGCATTTATTTGCCTTATTTATTGCTACAATCGTGGCATGTATTACTAAACCATTACCGATGGTTGGTTCTACTTTGGTTGCTGTTACAATTGGTACGCTACTTCATATTTTTAATATTAAAGAAGTATCTGCATCTTTTGGGAATACGACTGTTTGGTTAATTGCAATGTGCTTGTTCATGTCTGCTGGATTTATTAGATCAGGATTGGGTAAACGTGTTGCTTATCTATTTATTAGGTCTTTTGGTAAAAGAACAATTGGCTTAGCTTATTCACTTTCAACGGTTGAAACCTTAATGGCGATTGCCATTCCAAGCAATATTGCACGTGTTAATGGTATTATGTATCCAATTATTGACGCCTTATCTAGACAAATGGGGTCAGATCCAAAAGAAGGAACACAAAGAAAGTTAGGATCGTATTTAATTTTTAACGAATACGAGGTAAATATTGTAACTTCAACCATGTTTTTAACTGGATTAGCTGGAAATATGGTTGCCTTGGGTATTGCAAAAACGCAAGGAATTACTGTCTCATGGATGCAATGGTTTTTAGCAGCAATTGTTCCAGGTCTTATTTCTCTGATTTTAGTACCATTTATTTTATATAAAATTTATCCACCAGAAGTTAAAGAAACACCTAATGCTAATGCATGGGCAAGTAAGAAGCTTGAAGAAATGGGGAAAATGACGCCTGCTGAAAAGATCATGGCTTGCGTATTTGTTTTGGCACTACTTTTATGGTTATTAGGATCAAGTATCGGAATTGATGCAACTTTAGTTGGTTTTATCGCAGTTTCAATTTTACTGATTTCTGGTGTCATTACTGTTAAAGATATGATGGATCAAAAGGGTGCTTGGAGCTTGATTGTATGGCTATCAATTGTGATGCTTATGTCACAGAAATTAATGAAATTAGGATTTTTCCCTTGGTTCTCAAAGGAATTAGGTCTAATGCTTCATGGCGTTAACTGGGTTTGGGTCTTAGTAATTCTATTCTTGGTTTACTTCTATATTCACTATATGTTCCCATCTATTACTACGCAAAGTTCAGCCGTTTTAGCAGGTTTTCTATCAATTGCACTTGGAGCTGGTGTTCCAAAGCTAATGGCGGGATTAATGCTAGGCTTTGCAGGGTCGATCTTTTGTTCAACGACTCCTTATTCAGCTGGACCAGCTGCACTTCTTTCAACTACAGGATATGTAAAATCATCAGATTGGTGGAAATTGTCCGCAATTTTCGGTGTCTTTTTGAATATTGTATGGCTTGGCGGCGGTCTGCTTTGGACTAAAATAATTGGTTTTTGGTAA
- the glsA gene encoding glutaminase A, which produces MIQLEQLVQKNLAKEKEGKVASYIPALAEVNPKQLGVALYDLDDGEIGEAGQSEVRFAIESISKVITLMLAIKKMGIQEVFKHVEFRQTGFAFNSILNMEIEKVKYPLNPFINAGAIATTSMVVSKTGEGAFEEILSFARDICNDPNLYLDQIIYHSERRTGNLDRSLAYYMESKNMMLGDVVTSLDTYFKQCSMMVTAHSLANLGAVLANGGVKPWDNKRIISDEEARCVKSLMMTTGLYNQSGTYSRLIGVPTKSGVGGGLMSAAPHKYGIGIFSPVLDKAGNSVAGLELLKDIVEDLELDIFD; this is translated from the coding sequence ATGATTCAATTAGAGCAATTAGTTCAGAAAAATTTAGCTAAGGAAAAAGAAGGTAAAGTTGCAAGTTATATTCCTGCCTTAGCAGAAGTTAACCCTAAGCAATTAGGAGTAGCGCTTTATGATTTAGATGATGGCGAAATCGGTGAAGCTGGGCAAAGTGAAGTTCGATTTGCAATCGAGAGTATTTCAAAAGTAATTACCTTGATGCTTGCTATAAAGAAGATGGGGATCCAAGAAGTATTTAAGCATGTTGAATTTCGTCAAACCGGTTTTGCCTTTAATTCAATTCTTAATATGGAGATTGAAAAGGTAAAATATCCACTGAATCCGTTTATTAACGCCGGCGCTATTGCCACAACATCGATGGTAGTAAGTAAGACCGGAGAAGGAGCATTTGAGGAAATCTTATCATTTGCCCGTGATATTTGTAATGATCCTAATCTTTATTTAGATCAAATTATTTATCATTCTGAAAGACGGACTGGTAATCTCGACCGGTCACTTGCATATTATATGGAATCTAAAAATATGATGCTTGGAGATGTGGTAACTAGCCTTGATACGTATTTTAAGCAGTGCTCAATGATGGTTACAGCTCATTCTTTGGCTAATTTAGGTGCCGTTTTGGCAAATGGTGGGGTGAAGCCATGGGATAACAAGCGGATTATTTCTGATGAAGAGGCTAGATGTGTTAAATCGCTGATGATGACAACGGGTCTTTATAATCAATCAGGAACCTATTCGCGTTTAATTGGCGTGCCAACTAAGAGTGGGGTTGGTGGTGGTTTAATGTCAGCAGCTCCACATAAATATGGAATTGGGATTTTTAGCCCTGTACTTGATAAGGCTGGCAATAGTGTTGCTGGATTAGAGTTATTGAAGGATATTGTTGAAGACTTAGAGTTAGATATTTTTGATTAA